One Gloeobacter morelensis MG652769 DNA window includes the following coding sequences:
- a CDS encoding S41 family peptidase encodes MAQRLHRALPLLIWLGVLWGPGMPASLAQQAAAETPVTLRLADSPKALVDEVWQTVGREFYDPGFNRLDWPQVRSELLGREYASKDDAYRAIRTALKKLGDPYTRFLTPREYQNQLEQTSGEWIGVGMNLGTVEDSGVPVIVRIFPDGPAARAGLQVKDQIVAIDHQPVAGRGFDALTQSIRGKKGTALTLTLRRGGGEPFTVTLTRAALELPVVKARLQQEGGFKLGYIQLQQFNAKAGQEVRAALDALGGEGARGWILDLRNNPGGRVDAAAEVTSLLLAEGAIVSAVDRTGRRETIRATGRARTDLPLVVLVDRGSASASEIVAGALQDYRRATLVGMPTFGKGVIQQINGLSDGSGLNVTIARYRTPAGREIHKKGISPDVLVGIPEGVRQKLTASGQWGGEADEQYRRAAAVLSEQLQRTIGLEAPDG; translated from the coding sequence ATGGCGCAGCGGCTTCACCGGGCGCTACCGCTTTTGATCTGGCTGGGGGTGCTCTGGGGACCGGGTATGCCGGCTAGCCTTGCCCAACAGGCTGCCGCCGAGACACCTGTTACGTTGCGCCTGGCGGATTCGCCTAAAGCTCTGGTAGATGAAGTCTGGCAGACGGTCGGGCGCGAATTTTATGACCCGGGCTTCAATCGGCTCGACTGGCCGCAGGTGCGCAGCGAACTGTTGGGGCGCGAGTACGCCTCCAAAGATGATGCCTATCGGGCCATCCGCACGGCGCTCAAAAAGCTCGGCGATCCCTACACCCGCTTTTTGACCCCCCGCGAGTATCAAAACCAGCTGGAGCAGACCAGCGGTGAGTGGATCGGGGTGGGGATGAACCTTGGTACCGTCGAGGACAGTGGGGTGCCGGTGATCGTGCGCATTTTTCCGGACGGTCCCGCAGCCCGGGCAGGACTCCAAGTCAAAGACCAGATCGTCGCGATTGATCATCAGCCGGTGGCGGGGCGGGGCTTCGACGCGCTCACCCAGAGCATCCGCGGCAAAAAGGGCACCGCGCTCACCCTGACGCTGCGGCGCGGGGGTGGCGAGCCGTTTACCGTCACTCTGACGCGCGCCGCCCTCGAATTGCCGGTGGTCAAGGCCCGGCTGCAGCAGGAGGGCGGTTTCAAGCTGGGCTACATCCAGTTGCAGCAATTCAACGCCAAGGCCGGCCAGGAAGTGCGCGCCGCCCTCGACGCCCTCGGGGGCGAGGGTGCCCGGGGATGGATCTTGGATCTGCGCAACAACCCCGGTGGCCGGGTGGATGCCGCCGCCGAGGTCACCAGTCTGTTGCTGGCCGAAGGCGCAATCGTTTCGGCGGTCGATCGCACCGGTAGGCGCGAGACGATCCGCGCCACCGGCCGCGCCCGCACCGACCTGCCGCTGGTGGTGTTGGTGGACCGCGGCTCCGCCTCCGCCAGCGAAATCGTCGCCGGTGCGCTGCAAGATTACCGCCGCGCCACCCTGGTGGGCATGCCAACTTTTGGCAAAGGGGTGATTCAGCAGATCAACGGCCTGTCGGACGGCTCGGGTCTCAACGTCACCATCGCCCGCTACCGGACCCCCGCCGGCCGGGAAATCCATAAAAAAGGGATCTCCCCGGATGTCCTGGTGGGCATCCCGGAGGGGGTGCGCCAGAAGCTCACCGCCTCCGGGCAGTGGGGCGGCGAGGCCGACGAGCAGTACCGCCGGGCGGCGGCGGTGCTCAGCGAACAGCTGCAAAGGACCATTGGCCTCGAAGCGCCCGATGGCTGA
- a CDS encoding alpha/beta fold hydrolase produces MGFVEALGNLALFIFVAIDVGAIYQAVASIADRRKWPPPGRLVDVGGHRLHLLEVGTGGPTVILEAGGGAWSLEWCRVQAEVGKFTRTVSYDRAGYGWSDVGLKNPTSRQVAEELHALLEKAGLAGPYILVGRSLGGLHVRMFAHLYPREVAGVVLVDASHENENSRILPQLRTVGERNLHWLSWLRLLAPVGLIRFAGWWEILPRLGTIEKLPAEHRGAARAGIFRSLYCSTLYSEYRHFEESAEQVRAAGSLGDLPLAVLTAANHLDPAEYRHDFPIEASRRIWLALQAELVALSSESHQSVLTDCGNYVSLERPEAVVAAIRSVYLKARERVGR; encoded by the coding sequence ATGGGGTTTGTCGAAGCGCTGGGCAATCTGGCCCTGTTCATTTTTGTGGCGATCGATGTTGGGGCTATCTACCAGGCCGTCGCTTCGATCGCCGATCGCCGCAAATGGCCGCCGCCGGGTCGGCTGGTGGACGTGGGAGGCCACCGGCTGCATTTGCTCGAAGTGGGCACGGGCGGACCGACGGTGATTTTGGAGGCGGGCGGTGGTGCCTGGTCGCTGGAGTGGTGCCGGGTACAGGCGGAGGTGGGAAAATTCACCCGCACCGTCAGTTATGACCGGGCCGGTTATGGCTGGAGCGATGTCGGTCTTAAAAACCCGACCAGCCGCCAGGTGGCCGAGGAGCTGCACGCTTTGCTTGAAAAGGCGGGGCTCGCCGGGCCCTATATCCTGGTAGGCCGCTCTCTCGGAGGACTGCACGTGCGCATGTTCGCCCATCTGTATCCACGGGAGGTGGCCGGGGTCGTGCTGGTAGACGCCAGCCACGAGAATGAAAATAGCCGTATCCTGCCGCAGTTGCGCACCGTAGGTGAGCGCAATTTGCACTGGTTGAGCTGGCTGCGGCTACTCGCCCCGGTCGGGCTCATCCGTTTTGCCGGGTGGTGGGAAATTCTGCCCAGGCTAGGGACGATCGAAAAGCTGCCTGCGGAGCACCGAGGTGCCGCCCGGGCGGGGATTTTCCGCTCGCTCTACTGCAGCACCCTCTACAGTGAGTACCGGCATTTTGAGGAGAGTGCCGAGCAAGTGCGGGCGGCGGGCTCCCTGGGGGATCTACCCCTCGCGGTGCTCACTGCCGCCAATCACCTCGATCCGGCCGAGTACCGCCACGATTTTCCGATCGAAGCGAGCCGGCGCATCTGGTTGGCGCTGCAGGCAGAACTGGTGGCTCTCTCCAGCGAGAGCCACCAGAGCGTTCTAACCGACTGCGGCAACTATGTTTCGCTGGAGCGGCCCGAGGCGGTCGTGGCGGCGATCCGCTCGGTCTATCTCAAAGCGCGCGAACGGGTCGGGCGATAA
- a CDS encoding phosphoribosyltransferase, giving the protein MSHRPFFNRRDAGRQLATHLWDYREVPGLLVLGLARGGVPVAYEVAAALRADLDVLVVRKLGVPGQEELAMGAVAAGGVRVLNEPIVRSCGVSEAQIAAVVAVEERELQRREVLYRGERPRTAVGRRPVILIDDGLATGATMRAAVESVRTQQPARLIVAVPVAAPSALIALQPLVDRLICSLAPGNFTSVGVWYADFSQTSDSEVQQLLANAVQYPSNASGPPR; this is encoded by the coding sequence ATGAGCCACCGGCCTTTTTTCAACCGCCGCGACGCGGGCCGGCAACTGGCGACACACCTGTGGGACTACCGCGAAGTGCCTGGCCTGCTCGTCCTTGGGCTGGCGCGCGGTGGCGTACCAGTTGCCTATGAGGTGGCCGCCGCCCTGCGGGCCGACCTCGACGTGCTCGTCGTGCGCAAACTCGGCGTGCCGGGCCAGGAAGAACTGGCTATGGGGGCGGTCGCTGCTGGCGGAGTGCGGGTGCTCAACGAGCCTATCGTCCGCTCCTGCGGCGTCAGCGAAGCGCAAATCGCCGCGGTGGTTGCAGTCGAGGAGCGCGAACTGCAAAGGCGCGAGGTGCTCTACCGCGGCGAGCGCCCTCGCACTGCTGTCGGCCGTCGGCCGGTGATCCTCATCGATGACGGTTTGGCCACGGGCGCCACGATGCGCGCCGCCGTCGAGTCGGTGCGCACCCAACAACCCGCCCGGTTGATTGTCGCGGTACCCGTGGCTGCTCCCTCCGCCCTGATTGCCCTACAACCCCTGGTCGACAGACTGATCTGCTCCCTTGCACCGGGAAACTTTACTTCGGTCGGAGTCTGGTACGCAGATTTTTCGCAGACCTCCGACAGCGAGGTGCAGCAACTGCTCGCCAACGCTGTCCAATACCCCTCAAATGCCTCGGGACCGCCCCGGTAA
- a CDS encoding tRNA (5-methylaminomethyl-2-thiouridine)(34)-methyltransferase MnmD, which translates to MESNWSVEPTADGSFTFACTRTGRAFHSRTGACREALGKFVRPSGLLHRPEPIRVLDVCYGLGYNSAALLDTLWRVRPTARVELVALDLDFGIARTAHALGGLALWPLAEPLLGRLAVQGTVQTEQLQAQVLEGDARRTLQAVPSAWADGIYLDPFAPEHDPLLWTVEFLSLLSQKLQADGTLVTYACGAAVRKALLLAGLAVGSTPPVGRRSPGTIANWHGGLPPLAAQELEHLQTRAAIPYRDPTLTDDASTLYRRRREEQQGSNLEPSSHWKKRWADR; encoded by the coding sequence ATGGAAAGCAATTGGTCGGTTGAACCGACGGCGGACGGCTCGTTCACCTTCGCCTGTACGAGAACTGGGCGGGCGTTTCACAGCCGCACAGGAGCGTGCCGCGAAGCGCTGGGCAAGTTCGTCCGCCCCAGCGGCCTGTTGCACCGACCCGAACCCATACGGGTGCTCGATGTCTGCTACGGCCTCGGCTACAACAGCGCCGCGCTGCTCGATACCTTGTGGCGGGTCCGCCCCACAGCCCGCGTCGAGCTGGTGGCCCTCGATCTCGATTTCGGCATCGCCCGCACCGCCCACGCCCTGGGAGGGTTGGCCCTGTGGCCGCTTGCCGAGCCGCTCCTGGGGAGGCTGGCGGTCCAAGGAACCGTGCAAACCGAGCAATTGCAGGCCCAAGTCCTGGAGGGTGACGCCCGTCGTACCCTCCAGGCCGTGCCGTCCGCCTGGGCGGACGGCATCTACTTAGATCCATTTGCCCCGGAACACGATCCGCTGCTTTGGACAGTGGAATTTTTGAGCCTGCTTTCCCAGAAACTGCAGGCGGACGGAACGCTGGTGACCTACGCCTGCGGCGCGGCGGTGCGCAAGGCATTGCTCCTGGCGGGGCTTGCGGTCGGTTCGACGCCACCGGTGGGCCGCCGCAGCCCAGGGACGATCGCCAACTGGCACGGGGGGCTACCGCCGCTAGCCGCTCAAGAACTCGAACACCTCCAAACACGCGCCGCGATTCCCTACCGCGATCCCACCCTCACAGACGATGCCTCGACTCTGTACCGGCGGCGGCGCGAGGAGCAGCAGGGCAGTAACCTCGAGCCGAGTTCGCACTGGAAAAAACGGTGGGCCGACCGGTAG
- a CDS encoding DUF2808 domain-containing protein, protein MKLSLALSTCALLLLSAAPLSAIVANGETFFSVVPKLTRAMTTNVSASYNTATYTFDVTVPSDSGEPLGGLVVGIPRRVRIPDPNQIRVLSGGTSVPLQVESLSGRRLRLNLQKPVSPGQAVTIELSTMRNPRGGGTYLFEINAQPAGTNPFTYFLGFGRLEFFAGGSGSS, encoded by the coding sequence ATGAAACTGTCTTTGGCCTTGAGTACGTGCGCCCTACTGCTGTTGTCCGCCGCTCCGTTGAGCGCCATCGTCGCCAACGGTGAGACTTTCTTCAGCGTCGTGCCCAAGCTCACCCGCGCCATGACGACCAACGTCAGCGCCTCGTACAACACCGCGACCTATACGTTCGACGTCACTGTCCCCTCCGACAGCGGCGAACCCCTCGGTGGTCTGGTCGTGGGCATTCCCCGGCGCGTGCGCATTCCTGACCCAAATCAGATCCGGGTGTTGAGCGGGGGCACTTCGGTACCGCTGCAAGTCGAGAGCCTGAGCGGCCGGCGCCTGCGATTGAACCTGCAGAAGCCGGTGAGCCCGGGTCAGGCGGTTACCATCGAACTTTCGACGATGCGCAACCCTCGCGGCGGCGGCACGTACTTGTTTGAAATCAACGCCCAACCCGCCGGCACCAACCCGTTTACCTACTTTCTAGGCTTTGGCCGGTTGGAGTTCTTTGCTGGCGGTAGCGGCAGCAGCTAG
- a CDS encoding DUF6152 family protein, producing MTRRTVVILAALTALAGAPGAFAHHGWSNYNSAETLNVSGKVQSVRYESPHVTIQLQTAEKVWLAVLAPPARMENRGLPKADLQPGMGVRVEGYAHRSEPDELRAERIVVGEKTIELR from the coding sequence ATGACCAGGCGAACGGTTGTGATCTTAGCGGCCCTGACGGCCCTGGCCGGAGCGCCGGGCGCATTTGCCCACCACGGCTGGAGCAACTACAACAGTGCCGAGACGCTCAATGTCAGCGGTAAGGTGCAGTCGGTGCGCTACGAATCGCCCCACGTGACCATCCAACTGCAGACCGCCGAAAAAGTCTGGCTCGCGGTCCTCGCTCCGCCCGCCCGCATGGAAAACCGGGGACTGCCGAAGGCGGATCTGCAGCCGGGCATGGGCGTGCGTGTCGAAGGCTACGCGCACCGGAGCGAACCGGACGAACTGCGCGCCGAGCGGATTGTCGTAGGTGAGAAAACCATCGAGTTGCGCTGA